One genomic region from Drosophila subpulchrella strain 33 F10 #4 breed RU33 chromosome 2R, RU_Dsub_v1.1 Primary Assembly, whole genome shotgun sequence encodes:
- the LOC119550586 gene encoding uncharacterized protein LOC119550586 isoform X8 → MGRSCSRWLSLPLCLLVLSALNGQAAAASRVRVSSSTTMTRNIEEENALLLLLAGPPVLAESIMGTVGRLPCNVTPPIYEDRVALVIWYKVGLKTPIYSVDTRDSNFAQGTHWSDETYRERLSFHVEGRAGTLTMKSTTEDDTGEYRCRVDFQKSPTRNSKVNLTVIIPPESVIILDSKGATIKDHTLGPYNEGSGINITCVAIGGRPQPRVTWLHGNTVYKDASVGQSLSERRVANVLSLQRLERRNLHMQLTCRAENNNLTTPIISSVVLDMNLRPLIVKLQGENRPLSAGNSYQLSCVVIGARPAPTITWWKGSTPMKNTHEIGNPDGNMTTSVLTFTPTIDDRGKFLSCRAEQSMIPESGLEDGWKLDIYHIPVVSLELGTNSLNSTLREGIDVFFECNIKSNPWIYKVSWRHNGEILANNPAEGIAVSNQSLVLQNASRARSGIYTCVGSNREGDGESNPVQLDIRFAPVCRPRQRVSYSSGRHETVKVACEIDANPAEATYVWKFNATQGETVDIPASQVAVDRGRSIAHYTPMTENDYGTLLCWATNEIGDQSEPCVYTIVPAGEPDPLLNCTVLNQTSTGFQIECIEGFDGGLQQDFIMEVYMNGTTRHPKISKSKRPYFEVSGLVPGMGYNVFLIAHNSKGRSNATILQVYTLKDPEKQTVKITFTKSFQGLRPAYPKSKATATTTSDCVCDEDEFLNLGKGIGLDVGKDVDQQEDLSLAYAPVIEDIRPFLGILAGIVGSVFLVALIIVIVVRVRGSSGRDRNNYSHPGSGGVVGVGGTTTGNGSGMGGVGGVGGMGGTTANGNGSLGLLASNNNGSLVIGTLGHNGGQSVQDMHRIGRETCHVTSSLDSIDKNPDIIPQDGHELDDEWTTKGHGRAYATAAMAEQNAVITSGTYDHLMPTYAVVDKKTGPPPAHGPYIQYNTLIPVSKMGAYANQQQQLQQQPQQKTELSYSDLTAPLVGGPVSVQRMAPYCSATLGRPGRQAELKRAEPNIYSQVNVMMDDEILANLQAATTSGRSYVAGAVVDNVGGAANLYVQSYATRIDLAHHPMPMYSTSPMFGTNSTITGVTMSHPSQLATFSPTPPPPIFTHSMVTTGDGLLQPVTCMGLVATSSAASVPGSVPLPPQQQQHQQQQQLTAANGGNGSIVGMGMSLYGSDVGKPQLLKTVPEEVHHQLNGEDVLIAQDRNLGSGTRF, encoded by the exons GTCCACCCGTGCTGGCCGAGTCCATAATGGGAACGGTTGGCCGCCTGCCCTGCAACGTCACCCCGCCCATCTACGAAGATCGAGTGGCCTTGGTCATCTGGTACAAGGTGGGCCTGAAGACGCCCATTTACAG TGTGGACACACGCGACTCAAACTTCGCCCAGGGAACACACTGGTCGGACGAGACCTATCGGGAGCGACTCTCCTTCCACGTGGAAGGACGTGCTGGCACGCTGACCATGAAGTCAACCACCGAGGACGACACGGGCGAGTATCGCTGCCGCGTCGACTTCCAGAAGAGTCCGACCCGTAACTCCAAAGTGAATTTAACTGTCATAA TACCGCCCGAATCGGTGATTATATTGGACAGCAAGGGGGCCACCATCAAGGATCACACTCTGGGTCCCTACAACGAGGGCTCCGGGATAAACATCACGTGCGTGGCCATCGGCG GTCGCCCCCAGCCGAGGGTCACCTGGCTGCACGGCAACACCGTCTACAAGGACGCCAGTGTGGGCCAATCCCTGTCCGAACGACGGGTGGCCAATGTGCTGTCCCTGCAGCGACTGGAGCGCAGGAATCTCCACATGCAGCTAACGTGCCGGGCGGAGAACAATAATTTGACAACGCCAATTATCAGCAGTGTCGTCCTCGACATGAACC TGCGCCCTTTGATTGTGAAACTGCAGGGGGAGAATCGACCATTGTCGGCGGGGAATTCTTATCAGCTCAGCTGCGTTGTCATCGGAGCACGTCCAGCGCCGACGATTACCTGGTGGAAGGGCAGTACCCCCATGAAGAATACCCATGAGATT GGCAATCCGGATGGGAATATGACCACATCGGTGCTGACATTCACGCCCACCATCGATGATCGCGGCAAGTTCCTGTCCTGCCGGGCGGAGCAGAGCATGATACCCGAGTCTGGACTGGAGGACGGCTGGAAATTGGACATCTATC ACATACCGGTGGTGAGTCTGGAGCTGGGAACCAATTCGCTGAACTCCACGCTGCGCGAGGGCATCGATGTGTTCTTCGAGTGCAACATCAAGTCGAATCCCTGGATATACAAAGTTAGCTGGCGGCACAAT GGTGAGATTCTGGCCAACAATCCCGCCGAAGGCATAGCCGTGTCCAACCAGAGTCTGGTGCTCCAGAACGCCAGCCGGGCCAGAAGTGGCATCTACACCTGTGTGGGCAGCAATCGGGAGGGCGACGGCGAGAGCAATCCCGTCCAGCTGGACATACGAT TTGCACCTGTCTGCCGACCCCGCCAGCGGGTCTCCTACAGCTCGGGCCGGCATGAGACCGTCAAGGTGGCCTGTGAAATTGATGCCAATCCCGCGGAGGCCACCTACGTTTGGAAATTCAATGCAACCCAGGGCGAAACCGTTGACATACCGGCCTCGCAAGTGGCCGTGGATCGGGGCCGTAGTATTGCCCATTACACGCCCATGACGGAGAAT GACTACGGAACGCTGCTCTGCTGGGCGACCAACGAAATTGGCGATCAAAGTGAACCCTGCGTATACACAATAGTCCCGGCAG GGGAGCCGGATCCGTTGTTAAACTGCACAGTGCTCAACCAGACATCCACGGGATTCCAAATCGAATGCATCGAGGGCTTTGACGGCGGCCTGCAGCAGGACTTTATAATGGAGGTTTACATGAATGGAACGACACGCCATCCCAAAATTTCGAAATCAAA GCGACCGTACTTTGAGGTGAGCGGTCTGGTGCCCGGAATGGGTTACAATGTCTTCCTCATCGCCCACAACAGCAAGGGCCGTAGCAACGCCACCATTTTGCAGGTCTATACGCTGAAGGATCCGGAGAAGCAGACGG TTAAAATAACCTTCACTAAGTCCTTTCAAGGACTTAGGCCTGCCTATCCTAAATCAAAAGCGACAGCGACCACCACCAGCGACTGCGTTTGCGATGAGGATGAGTTTCTCAACCTGGGCAAGGGAATTGGCCTGGACGTGGGCAAAGACGTTGACCAGCAAGAAG ACCTCTCGTTGGCCTATGCGCCCGTCATCGAGGACATCCGGCCATTCCTCGGCATTCTGGCCGGCATCGTGGGCAGCGTTTTCCTGGTGGCCCTCATCATTGTGATTGTGGTGCGTGTGCGCGGCTCCTCGGGGCGCGATCGCAATAATTACTCGCATCCGGGCAGCGGCGGCGTCGTCGGCGTGGGCGGCACCACCACTGGCAACGGCAGTGGGATGGGTGGTGTGGGAGGCGTTGGCGGAATGGGCGGAACGACGGCCAACGGGAACGGCAGTCTGGGCCTGCTGGCCAGCAACAATAATGGCAGCCTGGTCATCGGCACCCTGGGCCACAATGGTGGGCAATCAGTGCAGGATATGCACCGCATCGGCCGGGAGACGTGCCATGTGACGAGCAGCCTGGACAGCATCGACAAGAATCCGGACATCATACCGCAAG ACGGTCACGAGCTGGACGACGAGTGGACGACAAAGGGTCACGGTCGGGCTTACGCCACTGCGGCGATGGCCGAGCAGAACGCCGTGATTACCTCCGGCACCtatgatcacctgatgcccaCGTATGCCGTGGTCGACAAGAAGACGGGCCCGCCCCCCGCCCACGGCCCATACATCCAGTATAATACGCTCATACCCGTTAGCAAAATGGGCGCTTATGCcaatcaacagcagcagctccagcagcagccgcaACAGAAG ACTGAGCTCAGCTATAGCGATCTGACCGCTCCTCTGGTGGGTGGCCCGGTGAGCGTTCAGCGGATGGCCCCCTATTGCAGCGCGACCTTGGGCCGGCCGGGCAGGCAGGCGGAACTTAAGCGGGCGGAGCCGAACATCTACTCGCAGGTAAATGTGATGATGGACGACGAGATTCTGGCCAACTTGCAGGCGGCCACAACTTCCGGTAGAAGCTATGTGGCAGGTGCAGTGGTCGACAATGTGGGCGGAGCCGCCAATCTCTATGTTCAAAGCTACGCGACGCGG ATCGATCTGGCACATCATCCCATGCCCATGTACTCGACGAGCCCGATGTTTGGCACGAACAGCACCATCACCGGAGTCACAATGTCGCATCCATCACAATTGGCCACCTTCTCGCCgacgccgccgccgcccaTCTTCACCCACAGCATGGTGACCACCGGCGATGGCCTCCTGCAGCCGGTGACGTGCATGGGCCTGGTGGCAACATCTTCGGCAGCATCGGTTCCCGGTTCGGTTCCACTGCCcccgcagcaacagcagcatcagcagcagcagcagctgacAGCGGCCAATGGCGGAAACGGAAGCATCGTCGGCATGGGCATGAGCCTTTATGGCAGCGATGTG GGAAAGCCACAGCTGCTAAAGACCGTGCCAGAAGAGGTGCACCACCAGTTAAACGGCGAGGATGTCCTGATTGCCCAGGATCGCAATCTCGGATCCGGAACCCGCTTCTGA
- the LOC119550586 gene encoding uncharacterized protein LOC119550586 isoform X3: protein MGRSCSRWLSLPLCLLVLSALNGQAAAASRVRVSSSTTMTRNIEEENGPPVLAESIMGTVGRLPCNVTPPIYEDRVALVIWYKVGLKTPIYSVDTRDSNFAQGTHWSDETYRERLSFHVEGRAGTLTMKSTTEDDTGEYRCRVDFQKSPTRNSKVNLTVIIPPESVIILDSKGATIKDHTLGPYNEGSGINITCVAIGGRPQPRVTWLHGNTVYKDASVGQSLSERRVANVLSLQRLERRNLHMQLTCRAENNNLTTPIISSVVLDMNLRPLIVKLQGENRPLSAGNSYQLSCVVIGARPAPTITWWKGSTPMKNTHEIGNPDGNMTTSVLTFTPTIDDRGKFLSCRAEQSMIPESGLEDGWKLDIYHIPVVSLELGTNSLNSTLREGIDVFFECNIKSNPWIYKVSWRHNGEILANNPAEGIAVSNQSLVLQNASRARSGIYTCVGSNREGDGESNPVQLDIRFAPVCRPRQRVSYSSGRHETVKVACEIDANPAEATYVWKFNATQGETVDIPASQVAVDRGRSIAHYTPMTENDYGTLLCWATNEIGDQSEPCVYTIVPAGEPDPLLNCTVLNQTSTGFQIECIEGFDGGLQQDFIMEVYMNGTTRHPKISKSKRPYFEVSGLVPGMGYNVFLIAHNSKGRSNATILQVYTLKDPEKQTVKITFTKSFQGLRPAYPKSKATATTTSDCVCDEDEFLNLGKGIGLDVGKDVDQQEDLSLAYAPVIEDIRPFLGILAGIVGSVFLVALIIVIVVRVRGSSGRDRNNYSHPGSGGVVGVGGTTTGNGSGMGGVGGVGGMGGTTANGNGSLGLLASNNNGSLVIGTLGHNGGQSVQDMHRIGRETCHVTSSLDSIDKNPDIIPQGGLDGHELDDEWTTKGHGRAYATAAMAEQNAVITSGTYDHLMPTYAVVDKKTGPPPAHGPYIQYNTLIPVSKMGAYANQQQQLQQQPQQKTELSYSDLTAPLVGGPVSVQRMAPYCSATLGRPGRQAELKRAEPNIYSQIDLAHHPMPMYSTSPMFGTNSTITGVTMSHPSQLATFSPTPPPPIFTHSMVTTGDGLLQPVTCMGLVATSSAASVPGSVPLPPQQQQHQQQQQLTAANGGNGSIVGMGMSLYGSDVGKPQLLKTVPEEVHHQLNGEDVLIAQDRNLGSGTRF from the exons GTCCACCCGTGCTGGCCGAGTCCATAATGGGAACGGTTGGCCGCCTGCCCTGCAACGTCACCCCGCCCATCTACGAAGATCGAGTGGCCTTGGTCATCTGGTACAAGGTGGGCCTGAAGACGCCCATTTACAG TGTGGACACACGCGACTCAAACTTCGCCCAGGGAACACACTGGTCGGACGAGACCTATCGGGAGCGACTCTCCTTCCACGTGGAAGGACGTGCTGGCACGCTGACCATGAAGTCAACCACCGAGGACGACACGGGCGAGTATCGCTGCCGCGTCGACTTCCAGAAGAGTCCGACCCGTAACTCCAAAGTGAATTTAACTGTCATAA TACCGCCCGAATCGGTGATTATATTGGACAGCAAGGGGGCCACCATCAAGGATCACACTCTGGGTCCCTACAACGAGGGCTCCGGGATAAACATCACGTGCGTGGCCATCGGCG GTCGCCCCCAGCCGAGGGTCACCTGGCTGCACGGCAACACCGTCTACAAGGACGCCAGTGTGGGCCAATCCCTGTCCGAACGACGGGTGGCCAATGTGCTGTCCCTGCAGCGACTGGAGCGCAGGAATCTCCACATGCAGCTAACGTGCCGGGCGGAGAACAATAATTTGACAACGCCAATTATCAGCAGTGTCGTCCTCGACATGAACC TGCGCCCTTTGATTGTGAAACTGCAGGGGGAGAATCGACCATTGTCGGCGGGGAATTCTTATCAGCTCAGCTGCGTTGTCATCGGAGCACGTCCAGCGCCGACGATTACCTGGTGGAAGGGCAGTACCCCCATGAAGAATACCCATGAGATT GGCAATCCGGATGGGAATATGACCACATCGGTGCTGACATTCACGCCCACCATCGATGATCGCGGCAAGTTCCTGTCCTGCCGGGCGGAGCAGAGCATGATACCCGAGTCTGGACTGGAGGACGGCTGGAAATTGGACATCTATC ACATACCGGTGGTGAGTCTGGAGCTGGGAACCAATTCGCTGAACTCCACGCTGCGCGAGGGCATCGATGTGTTCTTCGAGTGCAACATCAAGTCGAATCCCTGGATATACAAAGTTAGCTGGCGGCACAAT GGTGAGATTCTGGCCAACAATCCCGCCGAAGGCATAGCCGTGTCCAACCAGAGTCTGGTGCTCCAGAACGCCAGCCGGGCCAGAAGTGGCATCTACACCTGTGTGGGCAGCAATCGGGAGGGCGACGGCGAGAGCAATCCCGTCCAGCTGGACATACGAT TTGCACCTGTCTGCCGACCCCGCCAGCGGGTCTCCTACAGCTCGGGCCGGCATGAGACCGTCAAGGTGGCCTGTGAAATTGATGCCAATCCCGCGGAGGCCACCTACGTTTGGAAATTCAATGCAACCCAGGGCGAAACCGTTGACATACCGGCCTCGCAAGTGGCCGTGGATCGGGGCCGTAGTATTGCCCATTACACGCCCATGACGGAGAAT GACTACGGAACGCTGCTCTGCTGGGCGACCAACGAAATTGGCGATCAAAGTGAACCCTGCGTATACACAATAGTCCCGGCAG GGGAGCCGGATCCGTTGTTAAACTGCACAGTGCTCAACCAGACATCCACGGGATTCCAAATCGAATGCATCGAGGGCTTTGACGGCGGCCTGCAGCAGGACTTTATAATGGAGGTTTACATGAATGGAACGACACGCCATCCCAAAATTTCGAAATCAAA GCGACCGTACTTTGAGGTGAGCGGTCTGGTGCCCGGAATGGGTTACAATGTCTTCCTCATCGCCCACAACAGCAAGGGCCGTAGCAACGCCACCATTTTGCAGGTCTATACGCTGAAGGATCCGGAGAAGCAGACGG TTAAAATAACCTTCACTAAGTCCTTTCAAGGACTTAGGCCTGCCTATCCTAAATCAAAAGCGACAGCGACCACCACCAGCGACTGCGTTTGCGATGAGGATGAGTTTCTCAACCTGGGCAAGGGAATTGGCCTGGACGTGGGCAAAGACGTTGACCAGCAAGAAG ACCTCTCGTTGGCCTATGCGCCCGTCATCGAGGACATCCGGCCATTCCTCGGCATTCTGGCCGGCATCGTGGGCAGCGTTTTCCTGGTGGCCCTCATCATTGTGATTGTGGTGCGTGTGCGCGGCTCCTCGGGGCGCGATCGCAATAATTACTCGCATCCGGGCAGCGGCGGCGTCGTCGGCGTGGGCGGCACCACCACTGGCAACGGCAGTGGGATGGGTGGTGTGGGAGGCGTTGGCGGAATGGGCGGAACGACGGCCAACGGGAACGGCAGTCTGGGCCTGCTGGCCAGCAACAATAATGGCAGCCTGGTCATCGGCACCCTGGGCCACAATGGTGGGCAATCAGTGCAGGATATGCACCGCATCGGCCGGGAGACGTGCCATGTGACGAGCAGCCTGGACAGCATCGACAAGAATCCGGACATCATACCGCAAGGTGGGTTGG ACGGTCACGAGCTGGACGACGAGTGGACGACAAAGGGTCACGGTCGGGCTTACGCCACTGCGGCGATGGCCGAGCAGAACGCCGTGATTACCTCCGGCACCtatgatcacctgatgcccaCGTATGCCGTGGTCGACAAGAAGACGGGCCCGCCCCCCGCCCACGGCCCATACATCCAGTATAATACGCTCATACCCGTTAGCAAAATGGGCGCTTATGCcaatcaacagcagcagctccagcagcagccgcaACAGAAG ACTGAGCTCAGCTATAGCGATCTGACCGCTCCTCTGGTGGGTGGCCCGGTGAGCGTTCAGCGGATGGCCCCCTATTGCAGCGCGACCTTGGGCCGGCCGGGCAGGCAGGCGGAACTTAAGCGGGCGGAGCCGAACATCTACTCGCAG ATCGATCTGGCACATCATCCCATGCCCATGTACTCGACGAGCCCGATGTTTGGCACGAACAGCACCATCACCGGAGTCACAATGTCGCATCCATCACAATTGGCCACCTTCTCGCCgacgccgccgccgcccaTCTTCACCCACAGCATGGTGACCACCGGCGATGGCCTCCTGCAGCCGGTGACGTGCATGGGCCTGGTGGCAACATCTTCGGCAGCATCGGTTCCCGGTTCGGTTCCACTGCCcccgcagcaacagcagcatcagcagcagcagcagctgacAGCGGCCAATGGCGGAAACGGAAGCATCGTCGGCATGGGCATGAGCCTTTATGGCAGCGATGTG GGAAAGCCACAGCTGCTAAAGACCGTGCCAGAAGAGGTGCACCACCAGTTAAACGGCGAGGATGTCCTGATTGCCCAGGATCGCAATCTCGGATCCGGAACCCGCTTCTGA
- the LOC119550586 gene encoding uncharacterized protein LOC119550586 isoform X2: MGRSCSRWLSLPLCLLVLSALNGQAAAASRVRVSSSTTMTRNIEEENALLLLLAGPPVLAESIMGTVGRLPCNVTPPIYEDRVALVIWYKVGLKTPIYSVDTRDSNFAQGTHWSDETYRERLSFHVEGRAGTLTMKSTTEDDTGEYRCRVDFQKSPTRNSKVNLTVIIPPESVIILDSKGATIKDHTLGPYNEGSGINITCVAIGGRPQPRVTWLHGNTVYKDASVGQSLSERRVANVLSLQRLERRNLHMQLTCRAENNNLTTPIISSVVLDMNLRPLIVKLQGENRPLSAGNSYQLSCVVIGARPAPTITWWKGSTPMKNTHEIGNPDGNMTTSVLTFTPTIDDRGKFLSCRAEQSMIPESGLEDGWKLDIYHIPVVSLELGTNSLNSTLREGIDVFFECNIKSNPWIYKVSWRHNGEILANNPAEGIAVSNQSLVLQNASRARSGIYTCVGSNREGDGESNPVQLDIRFAPVCRPRQRVSYSSGRHETVKVACEIDANPAEATYVWKFNATQGETVDIPASQVAVDRGRSIAHYTPMTENDYGTLLCWATNEIGDQSEPCVYTIVPAGEPDPLLNCTVLNQTSTGFQIECIEGFDGGLQQDFIMEVYMNGTTRHPKISKSKRPYFEVSGLVPGMGYNVFLIAHNSKGRSNATILQVYTLKDPEKQTVKITFTKSFQGLRPAYPKSKATATTTSDCVCDEDEFLNLGKGIGLDVGKDVDQQEDLSLAYAPVIEDIRPFLGILAGIVGSVFLVALIIVIVVRVRGSSGRDRNNYSHPGSGGVVGVGGTTTGNGSGMGGVGGVGGMGGTTANGNGSLGLLASNNNGSLVIGTLGHNGGQSVQDMHRIGRETCHVTSSLDSIDKNPDIIPQDGHELDDEWTTKGHGRAYATAAMAEQNAVITSGTYDHLMPTYAVVDKKTGPPPAHGPYIQYNTLIPVSKMGAYANQQQQLQQQPQQKTELSYSDLTAPLVGGPVSVQRMAPYCSATLGRPGRQAELKRAEPNIYSQIDLAHHPMPMYSTSPMFGTNSTITGVTMSHPSQLATFSPTPPPPIFTHSMVTTGDGLLQPVTCMGLVATSSAASVPGSVPLPPQQQQHQQQQQLTAANGGNGSIVGMGMSLYGSDVGKPQLLKTVPEEVHHQLNGEDVLIAQDRNLGSGTRF, translated from the exons GTCCACCCGTGCTGGCCGAGTCCATAATGGGAACGGTTGGCCGCCTGCCCTGCAACGTCACCCCGCCCATCTACGAAGATCGAGTGGCCTTGGTCATCTGGTACAAGGTGGGCCTGAAGACGCCCATTTACAG TGTGGACACACGCGACTCAAACTTCGCCCAGGGAACACACTGGTCGGACGAGACCTATCGGGAGCGACTCTCCTTCCACGTGGAAGGACGTGCTGGCACGCTGACCATGAAGTCAACCACCGAGGACGACACGGGCGAGTATCGCTGCCGCGTCGACTTCCAGAAGAGTCCGACCCGTAACTCCAAAGTGAATTTAACTGTCATAA TACCGCCCGAATCGGTGATTATATTGGACAGCAAGGGGGCCACCATCAAGGATCACACTCTGGGTCCCTACAACGAGGGCTCCGGGATAAACATCACGTGCGTGGCCATCGGCG GTCGCCCCCAGCCGAGGGTCACCTGGCTGCACGGCAACACCGTCTACAAGGACGCCAGTGTGGGCCAATCCCTGTCCGAACGACGGGTGGCCAATGTGCTGTCCCTGCAGCGACTGGAGCGCAGGAATCTCCACATGCAGCTAACGTGCCGGGCGGAGAACAATAATTTGACAACGCCAATTATCAGCAGTGTCGTCCTCGACATGAACC TGCGCCCTTTGATTGTGAAACTGCAGGGGGAGAATCGACCATTGTCGGCGGGGAATTCTTATCAGCTCAGCTGCGTTGTCATCGGAGCACGTCCAGCGCCGACGATTACCTGGTGGAAGGGCAGTACCCCCATGAAGAATACCCATGAGATT GGCAATCCGGATGGGAATATGACCACATCGGTGCTGACATTCACGCCCACCATCGATGATCGCGGCAAGTTCCTGTCCTGCCGGGCGGAGCAGAGCATGATACCCGAGTCTGGACTGGAGGACGGCTGGAAATTGGACATCTATC ACATACCGGTGGTGAGTCTGGAGCTGGGAACCAATTCGCTGAACTCCACGCTGCGCGAGGGCATCGATGTGTTCTTCGAGTGCAACATCAAGTCGAATCCCTGGATATACAAAGTTAGCTGGCGGCACAAT GGTGAGATTCTGGCCAACAATCCCGCCGAAGGCATAGCCGTGTCCAACCAGAGTCTGGTGCTCCAGAACGCCAGCCGGGCCAGAAGTGGCATCTACACCTGTGTGGGCAGCAATCGGGAGGGCGACGGCGAGAGCAATCCCGTCCAGCTGGACATACGAT TTGCACCTGTCTGCCGACCCCGCCAGCGGGTCTCCTACAGCTCGGGCCGGCATGAGACCGTCAAGGTGGCCTGTGAAATTGATGCCAATCCCGCGGAGGCCACCTACGTTTGGAAATTCAATGCAACCCAGGGCGAAACCGTTGACATACCGGCCTCGCAAGTGGCCGTGGATCGGGGCCGTAGTATTGCCCATTACACGCCCATGACGGAGAAT GACTACGGAACGCTGCTCTGCTGGGCGACCAACGAAATTGGCGATCAAAGTGAACCCTGCGTATACACAATAGTCCCGGCAG GGGAGCCGGATCCGTTGTTAAACTGCACAGTGCTCAACCAGACATCCACGGGATTCCAAATCGAATGCATCGAGGGCTTTGACGGCGGCCTGCAGCAGGACTTTATAATGGAGGTTTACATGAATGGAACGACACGCCATCCCAAAATTTCGAAATCAAA GCGACCGTACTTTGAGGTGAGCGGTCTGGTGCCCGGAATGGGTTACAATGTCTTCCTCATCGCCCACAACAGCAAGGGCCGTAGCAACGCCACCATTTTGCAGGTCTATACGCTGAAGGATCCGGAGAAGCAGACGG TTAAAATAACCTTCACTAAGTCCTTTCAAGGACTTAGGCCTGCCTATCCTAAATCAAAAGCGACAGCGACCACCACCAGCGACTGCGTTTGCGATGAGGATGAGTTTCTCAACCTGGGCAAGGGAATTGGCCTGGACGTGGGCAAAGACGTTGACCAGCAAGAAG ACCTCTCGTTGGCCTATGCGCCCGTCATCGAGGACATCCGGCCATTCCTCGGCATTCTGGCCGGCATCGTGGGCAGCGTTTTCCTGGTGGCCCTCATCATTGTGATTGTGGTGCGTGTGCGCGGCTCCTCGGGGCGCGATCGCAATAATTACTCGCATCCGGGCAGCGGCGGCGTCGTCGGCGTGGGCGGCACCACCACTGGCAACGGCAGTGGGATGGGTGGTGTGGGAGGCGTTGGCGGAATGGGCGGAACGACGGCCAACGGGAACGGCAGTCTGGGCCTGCTGGCCAGCAACAATAATGGCAGCCTGGTCATCGGCACCCTGGGCCACAATGGTGGGCAATCAGTGCAGGATATGCACCGCATCGGCCGGGAGACGTGCCATGTGACGAGCAGCCTGGACAGCATCGACAAGAATCCGGACATCATACCGCAAG ACGGTCACGAGCTGGACGACGAGTGGACGACAAAGGGTCACGGTCGGGCTTACGCCACTGCGGCGATGGCCGAGCAGAACGCCGTGATTACCTCCGGCACCtatgatcacctgatgcccaCGTATGCCGTGGTCGACAAGAAGACGGGCCCGCCCCCCGCCCACGGCCCATACATCCAGTATAATACGCTCATACCCGTTAGCAAAATGGGCGCTTATGCcaatcaacagcagcagctccagcagcagccgcaACAGAAG ACTGAGCTCAGCTATAGCGATCTGACCGCTCCTCTGGTGGGTGGCCCGGTGAGCGTTCAGCGGATGGCCCCCTATTGCAGCGCGACCTTGGGCCGGCCGGGCAGGCAGGCGGAACTTAAGCGGGCGGAGCCGAACATCTACTCGCAG ATCGATCTGGCACATCATCCCATGCCCATGTACTCGACGAGCCCGATGTTTGGCACGAACAGCACCATCACCGGAGTCACAATGTCGCATCCATCACAATTGGCCACCTTCTCGCCgacgccgccgccgcccaTCTTCACCCACAGCATGGTGACCACCGGCGATGGCCTCCTGCAGCCGGTGACGTGCATGGGCCTGGTGGCAACATCTTCGGCAGCATCGGTTCCCGGTTCGGTTCCACTGCCcccgcagcaacagcagcatcagcagcagcagcagctgacAGCGGCCAATGGCGGAAACGGAAGCATCGTCGGCATGGGCATGAGCCTTTATGGCAGCGATGTG GGAAAGCCACAGCTGCTAAAGACCGTGCCAGAAGAGGTGCACCACCAGTTAAACGGCGAGGATGTCCTGATTGCCCAGGATCGCAATCTCGGATCCGGAACCCGCTTCTGA